The Deltaproteobacteria bacterium genome includes a window with the following:
- a CDS encoding acyltransferase family protein, which produces MRDGRGLARSRVAEDPPLPMTSRRPLAEASVPAPAPSGGRLRFIDVAKGMSITLVAFGHSHLVVINPLAAAANQSLGLLRMPLFFFLSGVFFRPAKPFATLLREKSDSLLKPYLVTLALVVLARVLVAGADPFAEIPRMLYGVGTSIDMPWAPLWYLAHLWLVFPYAWGLVRIATAARLPAWVSAALLAAGALTGLSYLHLFRDLPIVIGDMHAPLSGLPFSADVLSISAAYFLLGFALRERVQRFRPNPALAVALLVIFAALDAATDLHLDLNQRVVEQPIATAACSLAGIYLALSAAHALSATRRLGAAFAFLGFNSLFVLLFHTFLETQCRHLLSTLMSSRAGLGIATTAYVWSVPLAAALGVVIRRSAFLSALYLPRKQRRVPGIGARTPRLVDLEPQPATDAGLKQSPDFLP; this is translated from the coding sequence ATGAGGGACGGTAGAGGGCTCGCCAGATCCCGCGTAGCGGAAGACCCGCCGCTGCCCATGACGAGCCGCCGGCCGCTCGCCGAAGCTTCCGTGCCTGCTCCCGCACCATCCGGCGGGCGCCTGCGCTTCATCGACGTCGCCAAGGGGATGAGCATCACGCTCGTCGCCTTCGGCCACAGCCATCTCGTCGTGATCAACCCGCTGGCCGCGGCGGCGAATCAGAGCCTGGGGCTCCTCCGCATGCCGCTCTTCTTCTTCCTGTCGGGTGTGTTCTTCCGCCCCGCGAAACCGTTCGCCACCCTCCTGCGGGAGAAGAGCGACTCGCTCCTGAAGCCTTATCTCGTCACCCTCGCACTCGTGGTCCTCGCGCGCGTCCTCGTAGCGGGTGCCGACCCCTTCGCGGAGATTCCGCGGATGCTGTACGGCGTCGGCACGTCGATCGACATGCCGTGGGCGCCGCTCTGGTACCTGGCGCACCTCTGGCTCGTCTTTCCCTACGCCTGGGGGCTCGTGCGGATCGCGACCGCGGCGCGCCTTCCCGCGTGGGTAAGCGCAGCGCTGCTCGCCGCGGGCGCCCTCACCGGCCTTTCGTACCTCCACCTCTTCCGGGACCTGCCGATCGTGATCGGGGACATGCACGCGCCCCTCTCCGGCCTCCCGTTCAGCGCGGACGTCCTCTCGATCAGCGCCGCGTATTTCCTCCTGGGCTTCGCCCTCCGCGAGCGCGTCCAGCGCTTCCGGCCGAACCCCGCGCTCGCGGTGGCGCTCCTTGTGATCTTCGCGGCGCTGGACGCCGCCACGGATCTCCACCTGGACCTCAATCAACGCGTCGTCGAACAGCCGATCGCGACGGCGGCATGCTCCCTGGCGGGCATCTACCTCGCCCTCTCCGCAGCGCATGCCCTGAGCGCAACGCGAAGGCTCGGCGCGGCGTTCGCGTTCCTCGGCTTCAACAGTCTCTTCGTCCTGCTGTTCCACACGTTCCTGGAAACGCAGTGCCGTCATCTGCTGTCCACGCTGATGTCATCTCGCGCCGGACTCGGCATCGCGACGACGGCCTACGTCTGGTCCGTGCCCCTCGCGGCAGCCCTCGGAGTCGTCATCCGCCGCTCGGCTTTCCTGTCGGCGCTCTACCTGCCGCGGAAGCAGCGGCGCGTGCCTGGCATCGGGGCACGCACGCCCAGGCTCGTGGATCTCGAGCCGCAGCCCGCAACCGACGCGGGACTGAAGCAAAGCCCCGACTTCCTCCCATGA